In the Paracholeplasma morum genome, one interval contains:
- a CDS encoding sacsin N-terminal ATP-binding-like domain-containing protein, producing the protein MIQSFVDYFDLQHAKTIEEIADKMRNLNRAMKLGNTYIDEILSDLYSTPTHFIFELLQNADDSNAKHVYLSLEEDRLIFTHDGDPFDIEDIKRICAVNDSAKKMRKGKIGQFGIGFKSVYSICKTPEIFSGDFKFKIIDYRVPEKINSDENFTSKTKIILPFESSIYTNDDIKRQISNSLKLLDEDTLLFINSITNIHIEDKEFISKENNTLFSDNGKNIINTQIKIGTNIVHYLLFEIEFELLNSKTNEIDIKKCQIAYKMVDGKINMNQESTKLMVFFPTQQDTKVRLKVNGPFKTQKHRESVDYADGDNKYILEQLVELYKYSILELKRMNLLTYEVISQLPIKKVNYYNWDSLSNRYLLQTRLFEETKELFQKEELIKTIDGEFVAHDKVLLLRNFGLQDLLSENELKLIFGNRSKWISKKTLSSDNYDDQEDRGDLYDFLTKELLIPDLYYRLFLNSTTDYFWDKVTNQWLIKFYRFSLSQIGTLSDSNYNQLKNRKFIRLGNGSMIAPMDSNGVIVVFLPTSENNYDSKKDIHRDLLSDSTSLEFFSKIGIKKASNFEFIKNDIEKYLLNSISVTDYIEYFEMFIETFMNSGLDEKKDIIAYLSDKKIFIDTNNNKHIGKDILIPTDDLLNLYNGYDEVIFLNKEVYETVCMDLDCNTYLEELGLRKHPKIIETKRTIHSFSSYFAENHPGKDINYSQGGGGSDYSLDGLEFIISNINPISSKILWRFLSAIDLKYSEIEISYKVKYGSWEKLIKKSSLTEKLNDYSWIYFENKKCKPSDVRYSSISLIYLPHHFVSRLDFIKEATLPPEVEQRLLLSEGYSSEDIKNAFELLEQKKKSERLMELKGDYLLNILENTLNINLNEKQKISIYAIDFRALSIHSNQKVIFDILKASKKTIKEFNSISELKFNTFSYFQSLLNQQLSINERGWKSSLYNKMIETTDITEQRQFSKMLTQYDQFEFNNLFTIETELDIEFDYDSFYNSIDFLKYDKSTKIINLNEKYNFNKREFDCKLLENNISDEKIDLFLNIVHNQSYMYLGMIDNLFEEYKKYLDVIPKKIVDDSSYMDITFRKATTKPVYIDNQRASKTSTKQDIERSERSKSAFGLKAETIVYRYLNTIAEGVTEIDWVSENADKDIYPNGKAGLGYDFKYKQNELTYFVEVKSSKKYSKKLILTFSKNEIKFARKANEKYLIFICNGTGTQNPKIECIDNIFISDEFEIAIFGEGFAATPSGFDIYIEIED; encoded by the coding sequence ATGATTCAGTCATTTGTAGATTATTTTGATTTACAACACGCAAAAACAATTGAAGAAATTGCAGACAAGATGCGTAACTTAAATCGTGCAATGAAATTGGGAAATACATATATTGATGAGATTCTATCAGACTTGTATTCAACTCCTACACACTTCATTTTTGAATTATTGCAAAATGCAGATGATTCAAATGCAAAACATGTATATTTATCGCTTGAAGAGGATAGATTAATCTTTACTCATGATGGTGATCCATTTGATATTGAGGATATTAAAAGAATTTGTGCAGTTAATGACTCGGCTAAAAAAATGCGGAAAGGAAAAATTGGTCAGTTTGGAATTGGATTCAAATCGGTTTATAGTATATGCAAAACACCAGAAATTTTCTCTGGTGATTTTAAATTTAAAATTATAGATTATAGGGTTCCTGAAAAAATAAACTCGGATGAAAATTTTACAAGTAAGACAAAAATCATCTTACCTTTCGAAAGTAGTATTTACACAAACGATGATATAAAAAGACAAATAAGCAACTCCTTAAAACTCTTAGATGAAGATACATTGTTGTTCATTAACAGTATAACAAACATACATATTGAAGATAAAGAGTTTATTTCAAAAGAAAATAATACATTGTTCTCTGATAATGGTAAAAACATAATTAATACACAAATCAAAATCGGTACTAATATAGTGCATTATTTACTTTTTGAAATAGAATTTGAATTGCTAAATTCTAAAACTAACGAAATAGACATTAAAAAGTGTCAAATAGCATATAAAATGGTTGATGGGAAAATAAACATGAATCAAGAAAGTACCAAGCTAATGGTTTTTTTTCCAACTCAACAAGATACAAAGGTTAGGTTAAAAGTAAACGGACCATTCAAAACCCAAAAACATCGAGAATCTGTTGATTATGCTGATGGAGACAACAAGTATATACTAGAGCAGTTAGTTGAATTATACAAATATTCAATCTTAGAACTAAAGAGAATGAATCTACTAACATATGAAGTTATTTCACAATTACCAATAAAAAAGGTTAATTATTATAACTGGGATTCTTTAAGCAATAGATATTTATTACAGACAAGATTATTTGAAGAAACAAAGGAATTATTCCAAAAAGAAGAGTTAATTAAAACAATAGATGGTGAATTTGTTGCTCACGATAAAGTTCTTTTACTGCGTAATTTTGGATTGCAAGATTTGCTATCTGAAAACGAGCTTAAACTTATATTTGGTAATAGATCAAAATGGATAAGCAAAAAAACTTTAAGTAGTGATAATTATGATGATCAAGAAGATAGAGGGGATTTATACGATTTTTTGACAAAAGAATTATTAATTCCAGATTTATATTACAGATTATTTCTGAATAGTACGACAGATTATTTTTGGGATAAGGTAACGAATCAATGGCTTATAAAATTTTACAGATTTTCTCTATCCCAAATAGGTACATTATCAGATAGCAATTATAATCAGCTAAAAAATAGAAAATTCATACGACTAGGAAATGGATCAATGATAGCACCTATGGATTCAAATGGTGTTATAGTCGTTTTTTTACCAACTTCAGAAAACAATTATGACTCGAAAAAGGACATTCATAGGGATTTACTAAGTGATTCCACATCTCTAGAATTTTTTTCTAAAATCGGGATTAAGAAAGCATCTAATTTTGAATTTATAAAGAATGACATCGAAAAATATTTGTTAAATAGTATAAGTGTTACTGATTATATCGAATATTTTGAAATGTTCATAGAAACTTTCATGAATTCCGGATTAGATGAAAAAAAAGACATCATTGCATATTTAAGTGATAAAAAAATATTTATAGACACGAATAATAATAAACATATCGGAAAGGATATTCTAATACCTACGGATGACTTACTTAATCTTTATAACGGGTATGATGAAGTGATTTTTCTTAATAAAGAGGTATACGAGACTGTTTGCATGGATCTAGACTGTAATACTTATTTAGAAGAATTAGGGTTAAGAAAACACCCTAAAATCATTGAAACTAAGCGCACAATTCATTCGTTTTCATCATATTTTGCAGAAAATCATCCTGGTAAGGATATAAACTATTCACAAGGCGGTGGTGGTAGCGACTATTCTCTCGATGGTTTAGAATTCATTATATCTAATATTAACCCCATATCATCAAAAATACTCTGGAGATTTTTATCTGCAATCGATTTAAAATACTCAGAGATAGAAATCAGCTATAAAGTTAAATATGGATCGTGGGAAAAACTCATTAAGAAGTCCTCTCTGACTGAAAAACTTAATGATTATTCATGGATATACTTCGAGAATAAAAAATGCAAGCCTTCTGATGTTAGATATTCATCCATCAGTTTAATTTATTTACCACATCATTTTGTTTCCAGATTAGATTTCATAAAAGAAGCAACTTTGCCACCTGAAGTTGAACAAAGATTATTGTTATCAGAGGGTTATAGCAGCGAGGATATAAAAAATGCTTTCGAGTTGTTAGAACAAAAGAAAAAATCTGAACGACTTATGGAACTTAAGGGAGATTACTTATTAAATATACTTGAAAACACCTTAAATATTAATCTTAATGAAAAACAAAAAATTTCAATATATGCAATTGATTTTCGAGCATTATCAATCCATTCAAACCAAAAAGTTATCTTTGATATTTTAAAGGCAAGTAAAAAGACAATTAAAGAATTTAATTCGATTTCAGAATTAAAATTTAATACATTTAGTTATTTTCAATCCCTTTTGAATCAACAACTATCAATAAATGAAAGAGGATGGAAATCTTCCCTGTATAACAAAATGATAGAAACAACAGATATTACAGAACAAAGGCAATTCAGCAAGATGTTAACTCAATATGATCAATTTGAGTTTAATAATCTTTTCACTATTGAAACTGAACTTGACATTGAATTTGATTATGACAGTTTTTATAATTCAATCGATTTTCTTAAATACGACAAGTCAACAAAGATAATAAATCTGAATGAAAAGTATAATTTCAATAAAAGAGAATTTGATTGCAAATTACTAGAGAATAACATATCCGATGAGAAAATAGACTTGTTTTTAAATATTGTGCATAATCAAAGTTATATGTATCTAGGGATGATAGATAATTTATTTGAAGAATATAAGAAATATTTAGATGTGATACCTAAAAAGATTGTCGATGATTCATCTTATATGGATATAACATTTAGAAAAGCTACAACAAAACCAGTTTATATTGATAATCAAAGAGCAAGTAAAACCAGCACTAAGCAGGATATAGAAAGAAGTGAAAGAAGTAAATCTGCTTTTGGATTAAAAGCAGAAACAATTGTTTATAGATACTTGAATACTATAGCTGAAGGAGTTACCGAAATTGATTGGGTTTCTGAAAATGCAGACAAAGACATTTACCCAAATGGCAAAGCTGGACTTGGTTATGATTTTAAGTATAAACAAAATGAACTTACTTATTTTGTGGAAGTTAAAAGTAGTAAAAAATATTCAAAAAAATTGATTTTGACATTTTCAAAAAACGAAATCAAGTTTGCACGAAAAGCAAATGAAAAATATTTGATATTTATATGCAATGGAACTGGAACACAGAATCCTAAAATTGAGTGTATAGATAATATTTTTATTAGCGATGAATTTGAAATTGCAATTTTTGGAGAAGGATTTGCAGCAACACCAAGTGGATTTGACATATATATCGAAATTGAAGATTAA
- the bcp gene encoding thioredoxin-dependent thiol peroxidase: MLEVGMKPKDFQLKDAFGKTHKLSDYLGKKVVLYFYPKDNTPGCTTQACSFRDIYQELTNENVVLLGISTDDAMSHKNFIESYNLPFVLLSDPDHEVSSYFGSYGEKNLYGKITIGMKRSTFILNEEGVIEKVFKKASAKTNASAVLTFIKG, from the coding sequence ATGCTAGAAGTAGGGATGAAACCAAAGGATTTCCAGTTGAAGGATGCTTTTGGTAAAACACATAAATTAAGTGATTATTTAGGAAAGAAAGTTGTTTTATACTTTTATCCAAAAGACAATACGCCTGGGTGTACAACCCAGGCTTGTAGTTTTAGAGACATCTATCAAGAACTTACCAATGAGAATGTAGTCTTGTTAGGAATTAGCACGGATGATGCGATGAGTCATAAGAATTTTATAGAATCTTATAATCTTCCATTTGTTCTATTAAGTGACCCGGATCATGAAGTCTCATCTTATTTTGGTTCATATGGCGAAAAAAACCTGTACGGCAAAATTACGATTGGAATGAAGCGTAGCACATTTATTTTGAACGAAGAAGGCGTCATCGAAAAAGTTTTCAAGAAGGCAAGTGCAAAAACAAATGCTAGTGCGGTTTTGACCTTTATTAAGGGGTAG
- a CDS encoding heavy metal translocating P-type ATPase: MKNNLKLETAFTVISVILILTATIFKSLLNETTLMVLYGLSFLIGGFYKAKEGVLETIKNKALNVEILMIMAALGAFVVKNYAEGAILIFIFALSGLLEDYANAKSEKAFTSLLKLAPEQAILIKDGKEEVIAASKLTINDIVLVKVGSSVPADGIIIDGSSSINESMITGESVPVDKVKGDAVYSGTLNVSSTFQMKVTKDMSESTVQKIIDFVQSAHDNKTETETFIDKFERYYVYVVIALSALTMIIPSVFDIWSSDVAIYRGIVVLVVGSPCALVASVSPAVLSSLSNASRKGILIKGGKHLEKLAEIDSVLLDKTGTITEGRPQVAEIYCTESDKSTLCDVVYTLEKQSTHPLAGAVVTYLNGSKDLAIKTTEIPGKGIEANYDNHLWQVGRFDVAISEDLRVRIDAAHKDGYTTVFVSKDQTLIGFISLIDKIRPNVKESIGELIELGVRPILLTGDNRYTAANIAKEAGIKYVLSELLPEDKLKHVESMKKSNKTVMMVGDGINDAPALASADVGVAMGSGTDVSLETADVVFMNNKIENIGISIKLARRMKVIARQNMFFSITVIALLLISNVFGLIKLPLGVVAHEGSTILVILNSLRLLRK, from the coding sequence ATGAAAAACAACTTAAAACTTGAAACAGCATTTACTGTTATATCTGTAATATTGATTTTGACGGCAACCATATTTAAATCGTTATTGAATGAGACAACCTTAATGGTATTATATGGTTTATCGTTTTTAATTGGTGGGTTTTATAAGGCTAAAGAAGGGGTCTTAGAAACCATCAAAAACAAGGCATTAAACGTAGAAATATTGATGATTATGGCCGCTCTTGGTGCGTTTGTTGTTAAAAACTACGCTGAAGGCGCCATTCTAATTTTCATTTTTGCACTATCTGGCTTACTCGAAGACTATGCCAATGCGAAGAGTGAAAAGGCATTTACAAGTCTCTTAAAACTTGCTCCTGAACAAGCCATCTTAATCAAAGATGGTAAAGAAGAAGTGATTGCGGCAAGCAAACTTACAATCAACGATATTGTACTTGTGAAAGTGGGTTCATCTGTTCCAGCAGATGGCATTATCATCGACGGTAGTAGTTCTATAAATGAATCGATGATTACCGGAGAATCCGTTCCAGTTGATAAGGTTAAAGGCGATGCCGTATACTCAGGGACTTTAAACGTATCTTCAACTTTCCAAATGAAAGTTACGAAAGACATGAGCGAATCAACCGTACAAAAGATTATTGATTTCGTTCAAAGCGCTCATGATAATAAAACAGAAACAGAAACATTTATTGATAAGTTTGAACGTTATTATGTATATGTAGTTATCGCTTTATCAGCATTAACGATGATTATTCCAAGTGTGTTCGATATTTGGAGCAGTGATGTCGCAATCTATAGAGGGATTGTTGTCTTAGTCGTTGGATCCCCATGTGCACTGGTTGCCTCGGTATCACCAGCTGTATTATCATCTTTATCAAATGCCTCAAGAAAAGGAATTTTGATTAAAGGTGGAAAACACTTAGAAAAACTAGCAGAAATCGATTCCGTCTTACTGGATAAGACCGGAACCATCACCGAAGGTAGACCACAAGTAGCTGAAATCTATTGCACAGAGTCAGACAAATCTACTTTATGTGATGTTGTATATACCTTAGAAAAACAATCTACACACCCATTAGCAGGTGCGGTTGTAACTTATTTAAACGGCTCGAAAGATTTAGCCATTAAGACCACTGAAATTCCTGGTAAGGGAATTGAAGCCAACTATGATAATCACTTATGGCAAGTAGGTAGATTTGATGTTGCAATATCAGAAGACTTAAGGGTGAGAATTGATGCCGCCCATAAGGATGGATATACAACTGTTTTCGTATCTAAAGACCAAACACTTATTGGATTTATTTCTTTAATTGATAAGATCAGACCTAATGTTAAAGAATCCATTGGTGAACTTATTGAATTAGGGGTTAGACCGATTTTGCTAACAGGGGATAATCGCTATACAGCAGCAAATATCGCCAAAGAAGCTGGCATTAAGTATGTCTTAAGTGAGCTTCTTCCAGAAGACAAATTGAAACATGTTGAATCAATGAAAAAGAGCAATAAAACGGTAATGATGGTTGGTGATGGCATCAACGATGCGCCTGCACTCGCAAGTGCAGATGTTGGGGTTGCAATGGGTTCTGGCACAGACGTTTCACTAGAAACTGCGGATGTTGTATTCATGAATAATAAGATAGAAAACATCGGAATCTCGATTAAGCTAGCTAGACGAATGAAGGTTATCGCAAGACAAAATATGTTCTTCTCGATTACTGTAATTGCACTATTATTGATCTCGAACGTGTTCGGATTAATCAAGTTACCTCTAGGGGTTGTTGCCCATGAGGGATCAACTATTCTCGTTATTTTAAACAGTTTAAGATTATTAAGAAAGTAG